TGATCCCCCGTTTTCGTTGACACTCGTTTAGATAGATTCCAGCAACAAGCGTTCCTCAAATTCAACCGGACTGAGATCGTCCAGGCTGGTGTGCATGCGTTCGCGGTTGTACCAGCCCTCGATCCACTGCACGATGG
The nucleotide sequence above comes from Candidatus Zixiibacteriota bacterium. Encoded proteins:
- a CDS encoding IS3 family transposase, whose protein sequence is IVQWIEGWYNRERMHTSLDDLSPVEFEERLLLESI